Proteins encoded together in one Oncorhynchus masou masou isolate Uvic2021 chromosome 3, UVic_Omas_1.1, whole genome shotgun sequence window:
- the LOC135515844 gene encoding schwannomin-interacting protein 1-like isoform X3, which translates to MVHQEKRVYQAQRNDRESIRQKLALGSFYDDEEPVIYNSCSKNGLPTRSDKDSDAEDSKTETSLDTPLSPVVHAIDSKQSSSLSDRDTGEEDSDPLEDCGFWRVQRRLQEEARVALALARPMARMQVEVERQIQLHRRSPVADLLPHLPHISEGLMKRSLRRGDMRDMSLGQLQVITNDLHSQIQSLNEELVQLLLMRDELHVEQDAMLVDVEDMTRHAQSQQRHMAEKTLSK; encoded by the exons ATGGTGCATCAGGAGAAACGTGTCTACCAG GCCCAGAGGAATGACAGAGAGTCCATCAGGCAGAAGCTGGCTCTTGGCAGTTTCTATGACGACGAGGAGCCAGTCATCTACAACAGCTGCAGCAAGAACGGCCTTCCCACCCG CAGTGACAAGGACAGCGATGCCGAGGACAGTAAGACAGAGACCAGCCTGGATACGCCGCTGTCACCCGTGGTACACGCTATagat agtAAGCAGAGTTCGTCCCTGTCGGACCGGGACACGGGCGAGGAGGACTCGGACCCCCTAGAGGACTGTGGCTTCTGGCGGGTGCAGCGGCGGCTCCAGGAGGAGGCCAGGGTGGCGCTGGCGTTGGCTCGCCCCATGGCCCGCAtgcaggtagaggtggagagacagatcCAGCTCCACCGTCGCTCTCCCGTCGCCgacctg CTGCCCCACCTGCCCCACATCAGTGAGGGTCTGATGAAGAGGAGTCTGAGGAGGGGCGACATGAGGGACATGAGCCTGGGCCAGCTCCAGGTCATCACCAACGATCTGCACTCACAAATACaga GCCTGAATGAGGAGCTGGTGCAGCTGTTGCTGATGAGAGATGAGCTTCATGTGGAGCAGGACGCCATGCTGGTGGACGTAGAGGACATGACCAG GCATGCTCAGAGCCAGCAGAGACACATGGCAGAGAAAACCCTCTCCAAATAA
- the LOC135515844 gene encoding schwannomin-interacting protein 1-like isoform X2: MVHQEKRVYQAQRNDRESIRQKLALGSFYDDEEPVIYNSCSKNGLPTRPPSGVNLQVCFVNDSSSDKDSDAEDSKTETSLDTPLSPVSKQSSSLSDRDTGEEDSDPLEDCGFWRVQRRLQEEARVALALARPMARMQVEVERQIQLHRRSPVADLLPHLPHISEGLMKRSLRRGDMRDMSLGQLQVITNDLHSQIQSLNEELVQLLLMRDELHVEQDAMLVDVEDMTRHAQSQQRHMAEKTLSK; encoded by the exons ATGGTGCATCAGGAGAAACGTGTCTACCAG GCCCAGAGGAATGACAGAGAGTCCATCAGGCAGAAGCTGGCTCTTGGCAGTTTCTATGACGACGAGGAGCCAGTCATCTACAACAGCTGCAGCAAGAACGGCCTTCCCACCCG TCCTCCAAGTGGTGTGAACCTGCAGGTGTGTTTTGTGAATGACAGCAGCAGTGACAAGGACAGCGATGCCGAGGACAGTAAGACAGAGACCAGCCTGGATACGCCGCTGTCACCCGTG agtAAGCAGAGTTCGTCCCTGTCGGACCGGGACACGGGCGAGGAGGACTCGGACCCCCTAGAGGACTGTGGCTTCTGGCGGGTGCAGCGGCGGCTCCAGGAGGAGGCCAGGGTGGCGCTGGCGTTGGCTCGCCCCATGGCCCGCAtgcaggtagaggtggagagacagatcCAGCTCCACCGTCGCTCTCCCGTCGCCgacctg CTGCCCCACCTGCCCCACATCAGTGAGGGTCTGATGAAGAGGAGTCTGAGGAGGGGCGACATGAGGGACATGAGCCTGGGCCAGCTCCAGGTCATCACCAACGATCTGCACTCACAAATACaga GCCTGAATGAGGAGCTGGTGCAGCTGTTGCTGATGAGAGATGAGCTTCATGTGGAGCAGGACGCCATGCTGGTGGACGTAGAGGACATGACCAG GCATGCTCAGAGCCAGCAGAGACACATGGCAGAGAAAACCCTCTCCAAATAA
- the LOC135515844 gene encoding schwannomin-interacting protein 1-like isoform X1 gives MVHQEKRVYQAQRNDRESIRQKLALGSFYDDEEPVIYNSCSKNGLPTRPPSGVNLQVCFVNDSSSDKDSDAEDSKTETSLDTPLSPVVHAIDSKQSSSLSDRDTGEEDSDPLEDCGFWRVQRRLQEEARVALALARPMARMQVEVERQIQLHRRSPVADLLPHLPHISEGLMKRSLRRGDMRDMSLGQLQVITNDLHSQIQSLNEELVQLLLMRDELHVEQDAMLVDVEDMTRHAQSQQRHMAEKTLSK, from the exons ATGGTGCATCAGGAGAAACGTGTCTACCAG GCCCAGAGGAATGACAGAGAGTCCATCAGGCAGAAGCTGGCTCTTGGCAGTTTCTATGACGACGAGGAGCCAGTCATCTACAACAGCTGCAGCAAGAACGGCCTTCCCACCCG TCCTCCAAGTGGTGTGAACCTGCAGGTGTGTTTTGTGAATGACAGCAGCAGTGACAAGGACAGCGATGCCGAGGACAGTAAGACAGAGACCAGCCTGGATACGCCGCTGTCACCCGTGGTACACGCTATagat agtAAGCAGAGTTCGTCCCTGTCGGACCGGGACACGGGCGAGGAGGACTCGGACCCCCTAGAGGACTGTGGCTTCTGGCGGGTGCAGCGGCGGCTCCAGGAGGAGGCCAGGGTGGCGCTGGCGTTGGCTCGCCCCATGGCCCGCAtgcaggtagaggtggagagacagatcCAGCTCCACCGTCGCTCTCCCGTCGCCgacctg CTGCCCCACCTGCCCCACATCAGTGAGGGTCTGATGAAGAGGAGTCTGAGGAGGGGCGACATGAGGGACATGAGCCTGGGCCAGCTCCAGGTCATCACCAACGATCTGCACTCACAAATACaga GCCTGAATGAGGAGCTGGTGCAGCTGTTGCTGATGAGAGATGAGCTTCATGTGGAGCAGGACGCCATGCTGGTGGACGTAGAGGACATGACCAG GCATGCTCAGAGCCAGCAGAGACACATGGCAGAGAAAACCCTCTCCAAATAA